Genomic DNA from Hordeum vulgare subsp. vulgare chromosome 2H, MorexV3_pseudomolecules_assembly, whole genome shotgun sequence:
CGAACCTCGCCCGTCCGCTTCGGGCCTCCGACGGCCACGATGTTCCGTATCTCCGCGCCCAGGAGCTGCCGCTCCACCTCGTGTCGCTCCTCCTCGGCGGCGCCCGCGCTGTCGCGCAGCGCGTCGAACAGCGCCGAGTAGTAGTGCAGCGCCTCCACAAACCGGCCGAGGAAGTCGCCGCTGTGCCCCAGGTCCTGCTCCACGATCGTCATCAGCTTCGGCCGCAGGCTCTTGAGCAGCCGCACCGTGCCGACGTCCGAGCCCGTCACGTCGTACAGGCAGTGGTGCATCCAGTGCACGACTGTTGCCTCcctgtggtggtggtggcgcggaCCGAGGAGGGCGGTGGTGTCGGCGACGTGCCCGATCTTCCCCTCGATGGGCTGGAACTCGAAGGGCAGCCCGAGCGACGCCGCGAAATCGgcgaggcggcggccggtggcCTCGAGGACGTCGAGCGAGGCGCCGAGCCCGGTGACACGGAGCGAGAGCGGCCTACGGGGGCGGGACGCGAGCATGTGGAACAGGCCCGGCCACTGTAGCCCCTGCATGATGTCGAGGTCGATGACGTGGACGTGGTCCTCGCCGTCGAGCGCCTGCAGGATGGCCTTGTTGGCCGTGAAGTGCGAGAACTTGACGAGCGGGGAGAGCGCGTTGTACGCCTGGAACGCCGAGGAGATGCGGCGGCTCTGCGCGGCCGCGAGCGGCGAGTAGGCGCCCAGGTAGGAGCTGAGCACGCGCGCGCACAGCGCGTCGCCGAAGTAGGCCGCGACGCGCTCCGGGGAGGACCCGAACGGGGACGCCAGCTCGGCCACCTCCTGCAGCATGTCCCGAGCCTCTGGCAGCTGGTCCATGGCCACCGCCTCGGCGCACCTGAGTAGCAGCCTCAGCAGCCGCAGCCCGCGCGTCTCCGCCGCCTCCACCACCCGCTCCCCTTCCTCCACCGCGGCCACAGCCAGCAGACCCTGCTCGTGCTCGGAGGCAGAGCCATGCAGCTGCAGCCGCTTCCCGCGCGCCTTCTCCTCGTCATCGGGCATCGACGCCGCCCGCTTGGCCTTCATCGCGGCGTCGGTGGCGGGCGCGCGCGACAGGACGCCCTGGATCATCACGTAGGCCAATAATTTCAGGTGAGGCCGAGCGGGAAAGAGTCGGTCAGTGGCAACTCACTGATAAACTCAGGGATAACTCATAACTGCGATGAAGCAGGGCACAGTGTTCGCCCGCCGCTAGCGTTGGACGTGCGTGGGAGCAAAGGCGAGCGGCCGCCTGCGGTTGTCGATTTGCTGGGGCTTGGTGGCGTCCCGTAGCGGGCGGCGCGCAGGCAGAGGGAATCAAAGGGCGGGGCCGCGCCAGGGCGACCGCTTGTCTCCACTCCCGGGGCCGGTGGAAAAGAAATTGCGGGCGTGGCGCGAGCGCGGGCACCGGCGCTGGTTGATTGGGCCGGTGTCAGCGTGTGACCATCATTTTGATTTTTGACGGGGGACGAGACGCCACGCCGTACGCGAACAGGGCGGGGGTTCGGACACCGGACAAGAGCTTCCCTCGGATACCAGGTGATGCTGGTGGGACGTTTATGGTTAGGCAGACGAGCTACCTGCTCATGGACGGGGACGGCTTCGGCTCAGGCGCAACTCTGCAGGAGCAGCTCTGCACAGTACTAACATCCGTGTGGTGATGCCACTGCTCCAGCAGCCTCGACCACGGGTGGTAGACGGAGTAATGCTACGCGTACAAAACGCTACGGGCTTTTACACAAAGATGAGTTTTCAACTTTTGATTGAAGATTAAGGAAAGACTAGTAAgtatgcacgtgcaacgcacgtatcGTACATGACAATTATAAAAATACTCTCTTTATTCACAAATATAATATGTGTTTTAATATTTTATAATGTAGACTACATACGGTTTGAAATTAATAAGTGAACGAACACGCTAacacatgtctatatacattcgattCACAAAGCATAGTTTAAAAAATCAGTATGTAGACAAagaggaaacaaaataaatacaAGAGGAATTGAGCTTTGTACGGTCTTTTGCCCTTTTCTTCTCGTATCTGTGAAGTTCACATGCGCTTCTCCTCCATTGTTCAAAAAAAGCGCAAAGAAATGACTAATTAAATCATGAAATCCCGGAACTTGTCCaacatgatcttcaacttcatatAGGACATGAAAGGACGACTATAATCTCCAACTCATTGTTGGTGAGTGTCTTAAATGCAATTAGTACAGCAGTGCCGACCTAGTGTCATGTCTCGCGAGGAACTTCTTCCATATTTGCTTGAAGAATATACAACCGTCGAGTCAGGTGTCATACTCGGTCTCCTGAAGCTCTCTTTGCCCAACCATAGTCTCGCCAGCCAATGCTTCGGGGTGTCCAAACAAGAGGCAAATTCTTTTGGAATTTTTTGGGTGCCCCATATCATCTGTACTTCGGCGTTAGTCCTAGTGAAGCGGTGTATGAAGGATGGTCATGTGACCCATGGGGGAGCAGCAATAGGTTGCACAAGTTAGCTATGGGATAATGACAATTAGTTAACTGAACTATGTATGACAAAATACAAAACTAAATGGGGGAAAGACACAATAAATATGTCCCAACAAAGGACCAGCTACTCTGCGAACCGGGTTTTAGAAATAATTGAGAACTCTGGAACTTTCAGCTAGAATACCGATTAATGAACATAGTATAGcaacaaaaaaaatcaaatgcaaGTTCTAGGATAGGTGAAGAACGGAGACCAGGTATCTAGCTATGAGCATAAAACTCAGTCACAAATTCCTACATGTATCAATCTAGTTTGGACCACTCAACTCTGAATTTCCGTCAGAGCAAGTGCACCACTATGTTTTCGGAAAAATCTTCTAAAGCTAAAATCTGTCCCTCGGAAAGCAGCAAGTAGCCAGTGGAAACACATATCATAGATGATCAACAAACATATCATTTTGTCTAATACTAATACATCAATGATCAGTCAAATGAAAAATTGACAATACGAAGGATGACAAGACCGCTAAATAAATAGTCATTTCTCTTAGTTCCTTTCAGGCTTATCTGGTTTGACAGTTTGGAAAATGAGCAGTTCATCAACATCAGTAATACAAAATCCATATGCATCTCATCGTCCTTATGCACGAACAGGGAGCATGCCAACTTACctcgagaaaaaaaaggaaaaggatgTTGGTCGATGGGAGGTTCCAGT
This window encodes:
- the LOC123425660 gene encoding scarecrow-like protein 23 isoform X2, whose amino-acid sequence is MKAKRAASMPDDEEKARGKRLQLHGSASEHEQGLLAVAAVEEGERVVEAAETRGLRLLRLLLRCAEAVAMDQLPEARDMLQEVAELASPFGSSPERVAAYFGDALCARVLSSYLGAYSPLAAAQSRRISSAFQAYNALSPLVKFSHFTANKAILQALDGEDHVHVIDLDIMQGLQWPGLFHMLASRPRRPLSLRVTGLGASLDVLEATGRRLADFAASLGLPFEFQPIEGKIGHVADTTALLGPRHHHHREATVVHWMHHCLYDVTGSDVGTVRLLKSLRPKLMTIVEQDLGHSGDFLGRFVEALHYYSALFDALRDSAGAAEEERHEVERQLLGAEIRNIVAVGGPKRTGEVRVERWGDELRRAGFRPVSLAGSPAAQARLLIGMYPWKGYTLAEEDGCLKLGWKDLSLLTASSWEPTEDCYVAVAEQKRHDS
- the LOC123425660 gene encoding scarecrow-like protein 23 isoform X1, with amino-acid sequence MIQGVLSRAPATDAAMKAKRAASMPDDEEKARGKRLQLHGSASEHEQGLLAVAAVEEGERVVEAAETRGLRLLRLLLRCAEAVAMDQLPEARDMLQEVAELASPFGSSPERVAAYFGDALCARVLSSYLGAYSPLAAAQSRRISSAFQAYNALSPLVKFSHFTANKAILQALDGEDHVHVIDLDIMQGLQWPGLFHMLASRPRRPLSLRVTGLGASLDVLEATGRRLADFAASLGLPFEFQPIEGKIGHVADTTALLGPRHHHHREATVVHWMHHCLYDVTGSDVGTVRLLKSLRPKLMTIVEQDLGHSGDFLGRFVEALHYYSALFDALRDSAGAAEEERHEVERQLLGAEIRNIVAVGGPKRTGEVRVERWGDELRRAGFRPVSLAGSPAAQARLLIGMYPWKGYTLAEEDGCLKLGWKDLSLLTASSWEPTEDCYVAVAEQKRHDS